The DNA window GGTGCGGTACCGCATGTTGGAGACGGTGCGGGAGTTCGGTGAGGACAAGCTCAGCGGAGGATCGCCGTCGGGGACCGACGAGTCACGCGATGTCGATGCGGCGATGCGGACATGGTCGATCGAGTTCGCCACGCTGGCGATGGATCACTACGACAGCGGTGTCGATGGGCAGCTGATGACGCTGCTCGATGCCGAGGTCGACAACCTGGTGTGGATTCTGCGGCGCGCGGTGACCGGGATGGAGCAGGGGGCCCGCGACGACCTCGTCGACACCGTGGTCCAGGTGTTCCCGGTGCTCACCGGTTTCTGGATGGCCCGCGGACTCAACGCCGAGGTGTTCTCTTGGGGGGCAAGAGTTCTGCCGTCGCTGCCGGTTCCGCCCCGAGATGTGCCGCCCGGACTGCGCCGGTCGTGGCAGGCGACGGTGGTGGCGTCGATGGCGCATCAGATGATGCACCGAGATCTTCGGCTTCTTGCCACCGGCCGCTACTACCTGCGCAGACTGCACCGTCCCGATCCCGTCTATCGCGTTCCCGCCGAACTGATCTCGGCCTGTGTACTCAGCAGACATCCGCTGGCCGCGATCCGCTACATCGTCCGCGGAACACAGGCGGCGGACGAGGAGGTGCGGACGGCGGCGCTGTCGATTCGGATGAATCTGCGGGAGAACTTCGGCCATCTCGAGGGCGCACTGCAGGACGGTCTCGCGATGCGGGAGCGCGCGATGACGTCCGACGACACCTGGATGGCGGCCATGGTGCACGTCAGCATCGGCAGCGTGTACGGGCAACAAGCGCAGTGGCACAAGGCGATCGAGTACTACCGCACCGGATTGCGGCGACTCGCCGAGCACGGGGCGCGCGAGGACGAGATGCAGACGCGATGCTATCTGGTGGCCAATCTCGTTGCCGCCGGCCAACTCGATGGTTCGGCCGAGCTCTTGGCCGAGGCCGAGGCGGAACTCGCCGTGATCGCCGACGGGTGGACCCCGGCCGACCCCGACCCGCAGGGCAGTCCGGAGGTCACCGCGTCGATGATGGTCAGCACGGCCGAGCTCGAGATGACGCGTGGTAACGACGAACTGGCCGCAGGCCTGTATCGACGCGCCGCCGCCGTGCTCAAGCGGGAAGCACCCGCTCGGGGCGCGCGACCCGGGTGTGGGGATGCTGGTCGCGGTGACGGTCGCCGGGCTGATGCGGGCCGGTCGTACCGACTCCGCACGCGAGTTCCTGCCGTTGCTCGAAGACGGGGTCGTCGAGACCTTCGGCGCGCTGGGCTGGCAGGATGCCCCGCAGGCCGGAACCATGTTGCTGGCCTACGGCTACGTTCTGTGCGCCGACGGCGCGACGCGGTCCACGGGTGCCCGATTGCTGGCCATGGCCCGGCGGATGCGGGCCCGCCAGGATTATTGGACGTTCTACGTGATCATGCGAGATATGGCCGACCTGTCTGGACTGTCGGCTGACGAATGGCGGGCGATCGAGACGGCCATGGCACAAACGCCGCGACACCAGGTGCGGGCACAAGCCCAGGCGGTCCTGGTGTCGCGGCGCTGATCTGCCCGGCGGGGAGATCAGGTGTTGCGCATGTAGGCCTTGACGGCCAGCGGTGCGAACACGACGGTGATGATGGCGGCGCCGAGCAGCGCCCACACGACGTGGATGCCGACATGTCCGGAGTTGGTGAGTTCACGAACTGCGGTGACGAGGTGACTCACCGGATTGATGTTGACAAAGGCCTGCAGCCAGCCCGGCATGGTCTCCACCGGCACAAAGGCATTCGACATGAAGGTCAGTGGGAACATGATGAGCATCGAGATGCCTTGGACCGCAGACGCTTTGTTCATCAGGCAGCCCATCAGAGCGAAGATCCAGGACACGGCGAAGCTGCAGATCATCACCAGTAGTGCCGAGGCGATGACTCCCCAGAACTCGGGACGCCAGCCCATGATGACACCCATGACGATGGTGAGCGTGGTGGCCACCAGGTAGCGGATGACGTCGGCGAGCAGGGCACCGGCCAGCGGACTGATGCGCGCGATGGGTAGCGACCGGAAGCGGTCGAACACACCTTTGTCCATGTCCTCGCGCAACTGGGTGCCGGTGACGATGGAGGTCATGATCACGGTCTGCACAAGGATGCCGGGGATGATGACCGGCAGATAGTCGTGCACGTTGCCGCTGATCGCGCCACCGAAGATGTAGGTGAACATCAGGGTGAAGATGATCGGCTGGATCGTCACGTCGAACAGTTGCTCGGGGTTGTGCCGGATCTTCAGCACGCCGCGGTAGGCCATGGACAACGACTGACGCACGGTTTCGGCGAAGCTCACCGAGGTCTTGGCCTCGCCGCGCGCTTCGCGGGTGGTGATGGCGCGGGACTTCTCCGCGCGTTCGATGGTTGTGGTCATCAGGCCACCTCCGCTTCCTCGGATACCGGCTGGCCGGTGATGGTCAGGAACACCTCGTCGAGGCTGGGTTTCTGCACAGTGATCTCGTCGATGGCGATCTTGTTCTCGCGCAACGCGATCAGGACGTCGGGGACAAGGTCGGAACGATGCAACCCGACGGTGACGCGGGAGGCCTCGGGGGAGAGGGTGGCGACCTCGCCGAGAACCTGCTCGGCGATCTGGCAGACGCGGGTCGCGTCGGCGCGATCGGTGGGTGTCAGTTGCAGGGTGCTGGTGCCGATGGACTGTTTGAGTTCGTCGGCGGTGCCGTCGGCGATCACCACACCGTGGTCGATGACGGCGATGCGGTCGGCGAGCTGATCGGCCTCGTCGAGGTACTGCGTGGTGAGCAGCACGGTGGAGCCCTTGGCGATGAGATCGCGGATGGTGTCCCGCATCTGGGCGCGGGTCCGCGGGTCGAGACCGGTGGTGGGTTCGTCGAGGAACAACAGTGGCGGGGTGTCGATGAGGCTGGCGGCGAGGTCGAGTCGCCGCCGCATACCGCCGGAGAAGTTCTTCAGCGGGCGGTTGGCCGCCTCAGTGAGGGGCGAACTGCTCGAGGAGTTCATTCGCGCGTGC is part of the Gordonia bronchialis DSM 43247 genome and encodes:
- a CDS encoding ABC transporter permease — encoded protein: MTTTIERAEKSRAITTREARGEAKTSVSFAETVRQSLSMAYRGVLKIRHNPEQLFDVTIQPIIFTLMFTYIFGGAISGNVHDYLPVIIPGILVQTVIMTSIVTGTQLREDMDKGVFDRFRSLPIARISPLAGALLADVIRYLVATTLTIVMGVIMGWRPEFWGVIASALLVMICSFAVSWIFALMGCLMNKASAVQGISMLIMFPLTFMSNAFVPVETMPGWLQAFVNINPVSHLVTAVRELTNSGHVGIHVVWALLGAAIITVVFAPLAVKAYMRNT